The following are encoded in a window of Platichthys flesus chromosome 19, fPlaFle2.1, whole genome shotgun sequence genomic DNA:
- the bxdc2 gene encoding ribosome biogenesis protein BRX1 homolog → MFKRKRGGAGPASKKAKKGKIVEGGNEESNVVNEITIPAPVSSGRWTNKERVLIFSSRGINYRTRHMMQDLRTLMPHAKADTKMDRKDKLFVVNEVCEIKNCNKCLFFEAKKKQDLYMWIANSPHGPSAKFLVQNIHTLAELKMTGNCLKGSRPLLSFDPTFDKEPQYALLKELFIQTFSTPRYHPKSQPFVDHVFTFTIADKRIWFRNYQIIEEDASLVEIGPRLVLNLIKVFQGSFGGPTLFENPDFQSPNMHRREIRLAAAARVREKQMVKEMQKMKRTDAKQDLNTDVTDEVFFTPAEDKPVHIETEAPEGKVSTKNKRKALKRAKKRMAEGGGYTRR, encoded by the exons ATGTTCAAGAGAAAACGTGGAGGAGCCGGTCCCGCAAGTAAAAAAGCCAAGAAGGGTAAAATAGTCGAAGGCGGCAACGAAGAATCGAATGTAGTCAACGAAATCACAATTCCTGCTCCGGTGTCGTCG GGGAGATGGACCAACAAGGAGCGAGTCCTCATTTTCTCCTCAAGGGGCATCAACTACAGAACAAGACACATGATGCAGGATTTAAGGACCCTGATGCCTCATGCAAAAGCAG ATACGAAAATGGACCGAAAGGACAAGTTGTTTGTGGTGAATGAG gtgtgtgaaataaaaaactgcaaCAAATGCCTCTTCTTCGAGGCCAAGAAGAAGCAGGACCTGTACATGTG GATTGCAAACAGCCCTCATGGACCTTCTGCAAAGTTTCTGGTTCAGAATA TTCATACACTGGCTGAACTCAAAATGACAGGAAACTGCCTTAAAGGATCCAGGCCGCTGCTTTCGTTCGATCCG ACGTTCGACAAGGAGCCTCAGTATGCTTTACTGAAGGAGCTCTTCATCCAG ACATTTTCCACTCCACGCTACCATCCTAAGAGTCAGCCATTTGTCGACCACGTCTTCACATTCACCATCGCAGACAAGAGGATATGGTTTAGAAACTACCAG ATCATCGAGGAAGACGCCTCTCTGGTGGAGATCGGGCCTCGCTTGGTTCTCAACCTCATTAAGGTCTTTCAGGGGAGCTTCGGAGGGCCTACACTCTTTGAAAACCCAGATTTCCAGTCTCCTAACATG CACCGGCGAGAGATCCGACTCGCAGCGGCAGCCAGAGTCCGTGAGAAGCAGATGGTGAAAGAGATGCAGAAAATGAAGAGGACTGACGCGAAGCAGGATCTGAACACTGACGTCACAGACGAGGTCTTCTTTACGCCGGCCGAGGACAAGCCCGTTCACATCGAAACAGAAGCGCCGGAGGGAAAAGTGTCCACTAAAAACAAACGCAAAGCTTTGAAAAGGGCTAAGAAGCGGATGGCCGAGGGAGGCGGATACACTAGACGATGA